GCCACTTTCACCCATCCTTCTTTTAAGTAAAGCTTGAGGGGAATTAAGGTTAAGCCTTTCTGTTCCACTTTACCGATGAGTTTACGAATTTCTTCTTTATGTAATAACAATCTGCGGGTTCGTAAGGGGTCATGGTTAAAGTAATTCCCTGTGGTTTTGTGGGGAGAGATATGCACATTGAGTAAGACGGCTTCTTGATTGCGAATTAACACATAGCCATCCCGAAGATTAACCCGTCCTTCGCGAATTGATTTGACTTCGGTTCCCCGCAGTTCAATTCCGGCTTCATAGGTTTCTAATATTTCATATAAGTATCGTGCTTGCCGGTTATCACTTAAGATTTTATGTCCACTGCCTGTTTTAGCCATAGTTTTTCCTCGACATACATTATTTTCCAACCGCTCCATCCCCGTAAATCCCTCTTGGGAAGGGAGGCTTTTTCTACGAGTTTATCCCTCTCCATTCCTTTGAGACAGCCGGACTTTCTCTAATTGGTTCTCTTTTTAAGGGGGATAGGCTAGAGCGAGATTAAATGTACTATACTTTACTCATTACTCAACAACAATACACCATTCATAGAGATCGTAGGTGACACAATGGTTAAGAATCAAGGGATCTTGCTCAACGATCGCCTCTGCTTCTTCCCAAGATTCGGCTTCAAATACTAACATGCCACCGCCTCGTCTGCGCCAATATCCACTCCGGGCTTTATGTCCTTTATTCACGAGGTCTTGAACAAAGGCTTTGTGGGCGGGAACATATCGATCGAATGTCGCTTTATCAACGATTCCAGATTCGATTTTGGCAAACCAAGGCATGATCGAAGAAGAGTTATGATTTTTGGGTGATTCTTTTTTATTTTAGCGATGAATAGCAAAATAGAGCGTTTTTTTGTGGCTCTTGTGGTTCCCTCTGGGCTTCAGGAGGAAGTGGAGCAGATTAAGCAGGAGTTTAGCGATCGCTACCAGAGTCGCAAAGCCTTTAATTCTCCTGCCCATATTACCCTACAACCGCCGTTTGAGTGGGAACCCGGCAACATCCAACAGGTGGAAGAGTCCTTAGAAGACTTTGTGGGTAATGTTTTCTCCATCCCCATTCAACTCGACGGGTT
Above is a genomic segment from Roseofilum reptotaenium CS-1145 containing:
- the smpB gene encoding SsrA-binding protein SmpB translates to MAKTGSGHKILSDNRQARYLYEILETYEAGIELRGTEVKSIREGRVNLRDGYVLIRNQEAVLLNVHISPHKTTGNYFNHDPLRTRRLLLHKEEIRKLIGKVEQKGLTLIPLKLYLKEGWVKVAVGLGRGKKLHDKREDIKRRDDQRQIQRAMKNF
- a CDS encoding YciI family protein → MPWFAKIESGIVDKATFDRYVPAHKAFVQDLVNKGHKARSGYWRRRGGGMLVFEAESWEEAEAIVEQDPLILNHCVTYDLYEWCIVVE